The Desulfosporosinus acidiphilus SJ4 genome has a window encoding:
- a CDS encoding oxidoreductase, translating into MNNLSKLIEVGLVGYGMAGQAFHAPIISSVNGLNLKTVVERHEQKAKDRYPWISSVKSVEELLADPELELVVIATPNATHFDYARLALEAGKHVVVDKPFTATSAEAKALIKLAQEKNCLLSVFQNRRWDGDFQTVRQLIEQGLLGRIVEVEVHYDRYINYLRPNTWKEEENPAAGIVFDLGSHLIDQAQVLFGLPKSVTADIRRQREESQIDDAFELILNYEKGIKVTLKAGMIVREKGPHFIVHGTNGSFVKYGLDPQEAALKLGLMPNDDPLWGQEPTEDWGELNTEANGLHFIGKVETIRGDYRAYYENIAAVLSQGNKLAVKPEEALNTIRIIELALDSQRQQRTLTYSPG; encoded by the coding sequence GTGAATAATTTGAGCAAACTAATTGAAGTTGGCTTAGTGGGTTATGGAATGGCAGGACAGGCGTTTCATGCCCCGATTATTTCTTCTGTTAATGGCTTAAATTTAAAAACGGTGGTTGAGCGTCATGAGCAAAAAGCTAAGGATCGTTATCCTTGGATTTCTTCGGTAAAGAGTGTTGAAGAACTTTTAGCAGATCCTGAGCTTGAACTTGTCGTTATTGCTACCCCTAATGCAACACACTTTGATTATGCCCGGCTGGCCTTAGAAGCAGGAAAACATGTCGTCGTAGACAAACCCTTTACTGCAACGTCTGCTGAAGCTAAGGCTTTGATCAAGCTGGCTCAGGAAAAAAACTGTCTGCTTAGTGTCTTTCAAAATCGACGCTGGGATGGCGATTTTCAAACAGTGCGTCAGCTGATAGAGCAGGGGCTGCTGGGGCGGATCGTCGAAGTTGAAGTTCATTATGACCGATATATTAACTATTTGCGGCCTAATACCTGGAAAGAGGAAGAGAACCCCGCTGCAGGTATTGTTTTTGATTTAGGTTCACATCTCATTGATCAGGCCCAAGTTCTTTTTGGCTTGCCAAAGTCTGTAACCGCAGATATTCGGCGACAAAGAGAGGAAAGCCAAATTGATGATGCCTTCGAGTTAATCTTAAATTACGAGAAGGGAATTAAGGTTACCTTAAAGGCCGGCATGATAGTAAGAGAAAAAGGACCCCATTTTATCGTCCACGGTACAAATGGTTCATTTGTAAAATACGGTCTAGATCCACAAGAAGCAGCCTTAAAATTAGGGCTAATGCCTAATGATGATCCTTTGTGGGGACAAGAGCCAACAGAGGATTGGGGTGAGTTAAATACTGAGGCTAATGGTTTGCATTTTATTGGCAAGGTAGAAACCATCAGGGGTGATTATCGAGCTTATTATGAAAATATTGCTGCTGTTCTTAGTCAGGGAAATAAGTTAGCAGTCAAACCCGAAGAGGCCTTGAATACTATTCGCATTATTGAGTTAGCTTTAGACAGTCAAAGACAGCAGCGGACTTTAACCTATTCACCCGGGTGA
- a CDS encoding sugar kinase, translating into MDVVSFGESLVVFNPDTPGPLRQVNGFRKSLGGAESNVLIALARLGHKVGWFSKLGDDEFGRYILNSIRAEGVDTSQVKMLKQESTGLLFKENYQSSNPNVIYYRKNSAASTLNIDDINEDYLKQAKILHFTGITPALSSSAREAVFKAVEIAKTNGVLVSFDPNLRLKLWSLDEARSTILELAHYADIIMPGIDEAELLLGIKDVEAIADYFIAQGSKTVAIKLGSEGCYLRQESESRYIPGFKVEKVIDTVGAGDGFAAGLLAGILRKESLEETGKYANGIGAMATLAQGDSDGYPYFEQLLEFMGRKQRIER; encoded by the coding sequence ATGGACGTCGTCAGTTTTGGAGAATCTTTGGTAGTTTTTAATCCTGACACACCTGGGCCTCTAAGGCAGGTGAATGGTTTTCGCAAATCCTTAGGCGGAGCGGAGTCAAATGTCCTTATCGCCCTTGCCAGATTAGGCCATAAGGTAGGTTGGTTTTCCAAGCTTGGTGACGATGAATTTGGACGCTATATTTTAAATTCCATACGAGCGGAAGGGGTCGACACCTCCCAGGTTAAAATGCTTAAACAAGAGAGTACAGGCCTATTATTTAAGGAAAATTATCAAAGCTCTAACCCTAATGTCATTTATTACCGTAAAAACTCTGCTGCCAGTACTCTTAATATTGATGATATTAATGAAGACTACCTAAAACAAGCGAAAATATTGCACTTTACAGGAATTACTCCGGCTCTTTCCTCAAGTGCCCGCGAAGCTGTTTTTAAAGCCGTTGAAATAGCCAAAACTAATGGAGTTTTAGTGTCCTTTGACCCGAATTTGCGCTTGAAGCTTTGGAGCCTTGATGAAGCAAGAAGTACAATTTTAGAACTCGCTCATTACGCGGACATTATTATGCCTGGTATCGATGAAGCTGAGCTTCTGCTTGGCATAAAGGATGTAGAAGCAATTGCCGATTATTTTATTGCTCAAGGAAGTAAAACAGTCGCAATCAAGCTCGGGAGTGAAGGGTGCTATCTGCGCCAGGAATCCGAATCTCGATATATCCCTGGTTTTAAAGTAGAGAAAGTGATTGATACCGTCGGAGCCGGCGATGGGTTTGCTGCAGGTCTCTTAGCAGGGATTTTGAGAAAGGAAAGCTTGGAGGAAACCGGTAAATATGCCAACGGAATAGGGGCCATGGCTACTCTAGCACAGGGGGATTCCGATGGCTACCCATATTTTGAACAATTATTAGAGTTCATGGGTCGCAAACAACGCATTGAACGATAG
- the uxaC gene encoding glucuronate isomerase: MTTFMDENFLLTNETAIDLYHNYAKTMPIIDYHCHISPKEIFDNKQFKNITDAWLYGDHYKWRAMRSVGVDERYITGDSSDYEKFMAWAQTMPKLLGNPLYHWTHLELQRYFQVYEVLSEKTAPAIWEKVNSLLAGEGFRVRDIIRKSNVKAICTTDDPTDSLEYHLKLKDCVDFEVKVYPAFRPDKALGIDKEGFKDWLGKLAQVSEVTIETYSEFLAALKKRLDFFHAVGGRVADHALDYVPFQETSETEVREIFAKALQGQAISFEEEQKFRTHTLQFLGQKYTELGWTMQLHINAYRNNNSRMLKLLGPDTGFDSVNDSKVAYPLSRLLDSLEAQNALPKTILYSLNPNDFYGLATLMGCFQGSGIAGKIQLGAAWWFIDHKEGMLEQMKTLANLGALGTFVGMLTDSRSFLSYTRHEYFRRILCQMLGVWVENGEAPKDRELLGTYVENISFKNAKEYFGMKF; encoded by the coding sequence ATGACAACCTTTATGGATGAGAATTTTCTTTTAACTAATGAAACAGCTATCGATTTATATCACAATTATGCCAAAACTATGCCGATCATTGATTACCATTGTCATATTAGCCCGAAAGAAATTTTTGACAACAAACAGTTTAAAAATATTACGGATGCTTGGCTCTATGGAGACCATTATAAATGGCGTGCCATGCGAAGTGTTGGCGTTGATGAAAGATATATTACCGGGGATTCCAGTGACTATGAAAAGTTTATGGCCTGGGCTCAAACCATGCCGAAGCTGCTGGGGAATCCTCTTTATCATTGGACCCATCTGGAATTGCAGCGCTATTTTCAAGTCTATGAAGTTTTAAGCGAAAAGACGGCACCGGCGATTTGGGAAAAGGTAAATTCCTTACTGGCAGGGGAAGGCTTTAGGGTAAGAGACATCATCAGGAAGTCCAATGTCAAGGCGATTTGTACCACGGATGATCCAACAGATTCCCTGGAATATCATCTCAAACTCAAAGACTGTGTCGATTTTGAGGTTAAAGTTTATCCGGCTTTCCGGCCTGATAAGGCTCTTGGCATTGATAAAGAAGGTTTTAAAGATTGGTTGGGTAAGTTAGCCCAGGTATCTGAGGTAACTATCGAAACTTATTCTGAATTTCTCGCGGCCTTAAAAAAACGCCTGGATTTCTTTCATGCTGTCGGCGGAAGAGTAGCGGATCATGCTTTAGATTATGTTCCTTTCCAAGAGACCTCTGAGACAGAAGTCCGTGAAATATTTGCTAAAGCGCTCCAGGGCCAAGCAATTAGTTTTGAGGAAGAACAAAAATTCAGAACTCATACCTTGCAATTCTTAGGTCAAAAGTACACGGAACTCGGTTGGACCATGCAGCTTCATATAAATGCCTATCGCAATAACAACTCTCGCATGCTTAAGCTGTTGGGGCCTGATACAGGTTTTGATTCTGTTAATGACAGTAAAGTTGCTTATCCTCTTTCTCGACTGTTAGACTCCTTAGAGGCCCAAAATGCCCTGCCGAAAACTATTCTCTACAGCTTAAATCCTAATGATTTCTATGGTTTAGCTACTTTGATGGGATGTTTCCAAGGCAGTGGCATTGCCGGCAAGATACAGTTGGGAGCAGCTTGGTGGTTTATTGATCACAAAGAGGGTATGTTGGAACAAATGAAGACTTTGGCCAATTTAGGAGCCCTGGGTACCTTTGTGGGCATGTTGACAGATTCCCGCAGTTTCTTGTCTTATACGAGGCATGAGTATTTTAGAAGAATACTTTGCCAAATGCTTGGAGTGTGGGTTGAAAACGGTGAGGCTCCTAAGGATCGAGAGCTTCTCGGTACTTATGTTGAAAATATCAGCTTTAAGAATGCTAAAGAGTACTTTGGCATGAAATTTTAA
- a CDS encoding tagaturonate reductase: MKLSKESFPEYKKNPERVLQFGEGNFLRAFVDWQIDIMNKSVGFGGSVIVVQPIEQGLVDKLNDQDGLYTLYLQGIKEGKAVKEHSVINSISRGINPYTQYNEYLQAAEKPELRFIISNTTESGIAFEENDQLTDAPQKSYPGKLTAFLYHRFRTFGGDKNRGLIIIPCELIDRNGEKLKEIVLKYVEFWKLGEEFKTWLENSNTFCCSLVDRIVTGYPRDTIKEITEELGYEDNLVVVGEQFHLWVIEGPEWVKKEFPAEEAGLNVKFVSDMTPYRTRKVRILNGAHTSLVPVAYLYGLDTVGQSVEDPIIGQFIKDVIYEEIIPTLDLPQEELKYFAGAVLERFANPFVQHYLLSIALNSMSKFETRVLPTLLEYVKRNQQLPRRIVFSLAALIEFYKGKRGEEAIKLADDADILELYQEAWQKYEGSEAALSELVRTILGYQKNWKMDLNEVAGLTEAVTKDLAAIEKLGMQEAVKNLL, from the coding sequence ATGAAATTAAGCAAAGAGAGTTTTCCTGAGTATAAGAAAAATCCGGAAAGAGTTCTTCAGTTCGGGGAAGGGAACTTTTTAAGGGCTTTTGTTGACTGGCAAATTGATATAATGAATAAATCTGTAGGTTTTGGCGGAAGTGTTATTGTAGTTCAACCGATTGAACAGGGGCTTGTTGACAAGTTAAACGACCAGGATGGTTTGTATACCCTCTACCTGCAAGGCATTAAAGAGGGAAAAGCTGTCAAAGAACATTCCGTGATTAACAGTATAAGCCGGGGTATCAATCCCTACACTCAGTATAACGAATATTTGCAAGCAGCTGAAAAACCAGAATTACGCTTTATCATTTCCAATACGACGGAATCAGGGATCGCTTTTGAGGAAAACGATCAATTGACTGACGCTCCTCAGAAAAGTTATCCAGGGAAGTTAACGGCCTTTTTATATCATAGGTTTAGGACTTTTGGTGGTGACAAGAATAGAGGGCTGATCATCATACCATGCGAATTGATCGACCGAAATGGTGAAAAACTTAAGGAAATTGTCCTAAAGTATGTTGAGTTCTGGAAACTTGGGGAAGAGTTTAAGACCTGGCTGGAAAATTCCAATACCTTCTGCTGTTCTCTCGTCGATCGAATTGTCACCGGCTACCCAAGGGATACGATTAAGGAGATCACAGAAGAACTGGGTTATGAGGACAATTTAGTTGTGGTCGGCGAGCAATTTCATCTCTGGGTTATTGAAGGCCCAGAGTGGGTGAAGAAAGAATTCCCGGCGGAAGAGGCGGGACTTAACGTTAAGTTTGTCAGTGACATGACTCCTTACAGAACGAGAAAAGTAAGAATTTTAAACGGAGCCCACACTTCCTTAGTTCCGGTAGCTTATCTTTATGGCCTTGATACCGTCGGGCAATCTGTTGAAGATCCAATCATTGGTCAATTTATCAAAGACGTTATTTATGAGGAAATTATTCCGACTTTGGATCTGCCTCAAGAAGAGCTAAAATATTTTGCAGGTGCTGTGCTGGAGAGATTTGCTAATCCTTTCGTCCAACACTATTTGCTCAGTATTGCTTTAAACTCAATGTCTAAATTCGAGACCAGGGTATTACCGACGCTCTTGGAATATGTCAAGAGAAATCAGCAGCTGCCGAGAAGAATTGTCTTTTCCCTGGCTGCGTTAATAGAATTCTATAAGGGCAAACGAGGGGAAGAAGCGATTAAACTAGCTGATGATGCAGATATTCTGGAGCTCTACCAGGAAGCCTGGCAGAAGTATGAGGGTTCTGAGGCGGCTCTTAGTGAGCTGGTCCGCACCATTCTTGGTTACCAAAAGAACTGGAAGATGGACTTAAATGAAGTAGCGGGGCTAACTGAAGCAGTTACCAAGGATTTGGCAGCCATTGAAAAGCTTGGCATGCAAGAAGCCGTTAAAAATTTACTGTAA
- a CDS encoding bifunctional 2-keto-4-hydroxyglutarate aldolase/2-keto-3-deoxy-6-phosphogluconate aldolase, whose product MKRLKMIEKILDAGVIAVIRSESKEKAIQVVEAVKRGGIRGIELTMTVPGAVDIIKELCEANTDHELIIGAGTVLDTETAAACIRAGADFIVSPSLNPEVLKLCNRYRVAVMPGVVTVRDAVEALEYGVEIIKVFPASLFGPGILSALKGPLPQANFMPTGGVTLDNIKNWVKAGAVAVGIGSELTKGAKTGDYELVEKTAAQFVERFQKAIAEERK is encoded by the coding sequence ATGAAGAGACTTAAAATGATCGAAAAGATCCTAGATGCCGGTGTTATCGCTGTTATACGTTCGGAATCTAAGGAAAAAGCCATTCAAGTTGTCGAGGCTGTCAAAAGAGGCGGCATCAGGGGTATTGAATTAACGATGACCGTTCCAGGTGCAGTAGATATTATTAAAGAGCTATGTGAAGCTAATACAGACCATGAGCTGATTATCGGGGCTGGAACGGTCTTAGATACAGAAACTGCCGCAGCCTGTATAAGGGCAGGCGCCGATTTTATAGTAAGTCCCAGCCTGAATCCAGAGGTGCTTAAACTCTGCAACCGCTACCGAGTGGCTGTTATGCCTGGAGTGGTTACGGTTAGAGATGCTGTCGAAGCTTTAGAGTATGGTGTGGAAATTATCAAGGTCTTTCCAGCCAGCTTATTTGGTCCGGGGATTCTCAGCGCCCTCAAGGGGCCTCTGCCACAAGCTAATTTTATGCCAACCGGCGGAGTTACATTGGACAATATTAAGAATTGGGTTAAGGCTGGTGCAGTAGCTGTTGGAATAGGCAGTGAATTGACTAAGGGAGCTAAAACTGGAGATTATGAACTTGTTGAAAAAACGGCAGCCCAGTTTGTCGAGAGGTTTCAAAAGGCCATAGCCGAGGAGAGGAAATAA